In the genome of Drosophila yakuba strain Tai18E2 chromosome 3R, Prin_Dyak_Tai18E2_2.1, whole genome shotgun sequence, one region contains:
- the LOC6538107 gene encoding protein kinase C isoform X3: MGTSSWQRFCVNPPSVRIAGSLSVCTLVVHKKCHLSVVSKCPGMRDEQQTKVEVVPAGQRFNVNVPHRFVVHSYKRFTFCDHCGSLLYGLIKQGLQCETCGMNVHKRCQKNVANTCGINTKQMAEILSSLGISPDKQQPRRSKYLNQQGEDNYGASLGNDGDGAPGQSFRSCALSADSLATSTTTLTSGYNSSSCMSLAVGGSGGSGATGETRPGKCSLLDFNFIKVLGKGSFGKVMLAEKKGTDEIYAIKVLKKDAIIQDDDVDCTMTEKRILALAANHPFLTALHSCFQTPDRLFFVMEYVNGGDLMFQIQKARRFEASRAAFYAAEVTLALQFLHTHGVIYRDLKLDNILLDQEGHCKLADFGMCKEGIMNGMLTTTFCGTPDYIAPEILKEQEYGASVDWWALGVLMYEMMAGQPPFEADNEDELFDSIMHDDVLYPVWLSREAVSILKGFLTKNPEQRLGCTGDENEIRKHPFFAKLDWKELEKRNIKPPFRPKMKNPRDANNFDAEFTKEDPVLTPIGNEVVRCINQDEFAGFSFVNPKFGPERKVY, translated from the exons TCTGCACGTTAGTTGTACATAAAAAATGTCACCTGTCGGTGGTGTCCAAGTGTCCGGGCATGCGGGATGAG CAGCAAACCAAAGTGGAGGTGGTGCCCGCGGGCCAGAGGTTCAATGTGAATGTGCCGCACCGCTTTGTGGTGCACAGCTACAAGCGGTTCACTTTCTGCGACCACTGCGGATCCCTACTATATGGCCTGATCAAGCAGGGATTGCAGTGCGAGACCTGCGGGATGAACGTGCACAAGCGGTGCCAGAAGAACGTGGCCAACACGTGCGGCATCAACACGAAGCAGATGGCCGAGATCCTCAGCTCGCTGGGCATCTCGCCGGACAAGCAGCAGCCGCGCCGCTCCAAGTACTTGAACCAACAGGGCGAGGACAACTATGGAGCATCCCTGGGCAACGATGGCGACGGTGCACCGGGGCAGTCCTTTCGCAGTTGCGCCTTGTCGGCGGACAGCCTGGCCACCTCGACGACGACGCTGACCAGCGGCTATAATAGCAGCAGCTGCATGAGCCTGGCGGTGGGCGGATCGGGAGGCAGTGGGGCCACTGGAGAGACGCGTCCGGGCAAGTGCTCCTTGCTGGACTTCAATTTCATCAAGGTGCTGGGCAAGGGCTCGTTTGGCAAGGTGATGCTCGCCGAGAAGAAGGGCACCGACGAGATCTATGCCATCAAGGTGCTCAAGAAGGACGCGATCATCCAGGACGACGACGTCGACTGCACTATGACAGAGAAGCGCATCTTGGCGCTGGCCGCCAACCATCCCTTCCTGACTGCGTTACATTCCTGTTTCCAGACCCCGGACCGCCTGTTCTTTGTGATGGAGTACGTGAACGGCGGCGATCTGATGTTCCAGATACAGAAGGCGCGTCGATTTGAGGCCTCGCGTGCCGCCTTCTATGCGGCGGAGGTGACACTGGCGCTGCAGTTTCTCCACACCCACGGCGTCATCTACCGCGACCTGAAGCTGGACAACATCCTGCTCGACCAGGAGGGCCACTGCAAGCTGGCCGATTTTGGGATGTGCAAGGAGGGCATCATGAACGGCATGCTGACCACCACCTTCTGCGGCACCCCCGACTACATCGCCCCAGAGATCCTCAAGGAGCAGGAGTACGGCGCCTCTGTCGACTGGTGGGCGCTGGGCGTCCTCATGTACGAGATGATGGCTGGCCAGCCGCCGTTCGAGGCCGACAACGAGGACGAGCTCTTCGACTCCATCATGCACGACGACGTCCTCTATCCGGTTTGGCTGTCCCGCGAGGCCGTCTCCATACTGAAGG GTTTTCTCACCAAGAATCCGGAGCAGCGACTGGGCTGCACTGGCGACGAGAACGAGATACGCAAGCATCCATTTTTCGCCAAATTGGACTggaaggagctggagaagcgCAACATAAAGCCACCATTCCGACCCAAAATG AAAAATCCACGCGATGCCAACAACTTCGATGCGGAGTTCACCAAGGAGGATCCAGTACTCACACCGATTGGAAACGAGGTGGTGCGCTGCATCAACCAGGACGAGTTCGCCGGCTTCTCGTTTGTGAATCCCAAATTCGGACCGGAGCGCAAAGTCTACTAA
- the LOC6538105 gene encoding venom protease → MAMQSLELILLLVCSLSSSSLVHGQNPDAAVQLACNKFKQIVFEERVAISFFFTDAPINYETVDSCHGSRPLIVDGTPAEPKEFPFAARLGHRMANNEIKWFCGGTLISNRLVLTAAHCFYSEHGEVNVVRLGDLEFDTDTDDAEPEDFGVLALKAHPGFENPKLYNDIGIVQLDREVKFNRYKHPACLPFDDGEQHESFIAIGWGQKKFAQKESKKLLKVQLQGYKDRCVSSVDVNDELPDGYEPKSQLCIGSRDNKDTCNGDSGGPVLAYHKDLACMYHVMGITSAGITCSSPDLPSPYTRVHYFLNWIKGELAKQTQRST, encoded by the exons ATGGCAATGCAATCGCTAGAATTGATACTACTGCTGGTGTGTTcactcagcagcagcagccttgTTCATGGCCAAAATCCGGATGCAGCTGTCCAGCTAGCTTGCAACAAATTTAAGCAGATTGTCTTCGAGGAACGCGTGGCCATCAGCTTCTTTTTCACCGATGCTCCCATTAACTACGAGACAGTTGATTCCTGCCATGGATCCAGACCACTGATTGTGGACGGCACTCCGGCGGAACCCAAGGAATTTCCATTCGCCGCTCGTCTCGGCCATCGGATGGCTaacaatgaaatcaaatgGTTCTGTGGCGGCACCCTGATAAGCAATCGCCTGGTGCTCACAGCGGCTCACTGCTTTTATTCCGAACA CGGTGAGGTCAATGTTGTGCGCTTGGGTGATCTGGAGTTCGATACCGACACGGATGACGCTGAACCGGAGGACTTTGGCGTGCTCGCTCTGAAGGCACATCCGGGTTTCGAGAATCCCAAGCTCTACAATGACATTGGCATAGTTCAACTGGATCGCGAAGTGAAGTTCAACAGGTACAAGCATCCTGCCTGCCTGCCCTTCGACGACGGCGAGCAGCACGAGTCCTTCATCGCCATCGGCTGGGGCCAGAAGAAATTTGCCCAAAAGGAGTCCAAGAAGCTGCTAAAGGTTCAGCTGCAGGGCTATAAGGATAGGTGTGTCAGCAGTGTGGATGTGAACGATGAGCTGCCCGATGGCTATGAGCCCAAAAGCCAGCTGTGCATCGGATCGAGGGACAACAAGGACACCTGCAACGGAGACTCTGGGGGTCCAGTGCTCGCCTACCACAAGGATCTCGCCTGCATGTACCACGTAATGGGCATCACCTCAGCCGGCATCACTTGCTCCTCACCCGACCTTCCAAGTCCATACACGCGAGTCCACTACTTCCTCAACTGGATCAAGGGCGAGCTGGCCAAGCAGACGCAGAGAAGCACTTGA
- the LOC6538106 gene encoding probable dimethyladenosine transferase has protein sequence MPKVTKEKKSRIHNDVQKQGIVFNKDFGQHILKNPLVITSMLEKAALRATDVVLEIGPGTGNMTVPMLERAKKVIACEIDTRLAAELQKRVQATPLQPKLQVLIGDFLKAELPFFDLCIANVPYQISSPLIFKLLLHRPLFRCAVLMFQREFAERLVAKPGDKLYCRLSINTQLLARVDMLMKVGKNNFRPPPKVESSVVRLEPKNPPPPVNFTEWDGLTRIAFLRKNKTLAATFKVTSVLEMLEKNYKLYRSLRNEPVEDDFKMQNKVIAILEDQDMATKRARSMDIDDFMRLLLAFNSAGIHFN, from the exons ATGCCCAAGGTCACGAAGGAAAAAAAGAGTCGCATACATAATGATGTCCAAAAACAGG GAATCGTTTTCAACAAGGACTTTGGCCAGCACATCCTGAAGAATCCCCTGGTGATAACCAGCATGCTGGAGAAGGCCGCTCTGCGAGCCACCGATGTGGTGCTGGAAATCGGTCCCGGAACAGGAAACATGACCGTTCCGATGCTGGAGCGCGCCAAGAAGGTGATCGCCTGTGAGATTGACACCCGTCTGGCCGCCGAGTTGCAAAAGCGTGTGCAGGCCACTCCGCTGCAGCCGAAGCTCCAGGTGCTGATCGGCGACTTCCTGAAGGCGGAGCTGCCCTTCTTCGATCTGTGCATCGCCAACGTGCCGTATCAGATCAGTTCGCCACTGATATTTAAATTGCTCCTCCACCGACCACTCTTCCGGTGCGCCGTACTCATGTTCCAGCGTGAATTCGCAGAGCGATTGGTGGCTAAACCGGGTGACAAGCTATACTGTCGCTTGAGCATCAACACCCAACTTCTGGCCAGGGTGGACATGCTCATGAAGGTGGGCAAGAACAACTTTAGGCCGCCACCAAAGGTAGAAAGCAGTGTAGTCCGACTGGAGCCAAAGAACCCACCGCCACCGGTCAACTTCACCGAATGGGACGGACTCACACGGATTGCCTTCCTGCGCAAGAACAAAACGCTGGCGGCCACCTTTAAGGTGACCTCCGTTTTGGAGATGTTGGAGAAAAACTACAAACTGTATCGCTCCCTTAGGAATGAG CCCGTTGAAGATGACTTTAAAATGCAGAACAAAGTCATTGCCATCTTGGAGGATCAGGACATGGCAACAAAACGTGCGAGAAGCATGGACATCGACGACTTTATGCGGCTCCTGCTGGCTTTCAATTCAGCGGGCATTCACttcaattag
- the LOC6538104 gene encoding serine protease snake, whose translation MSSAIFGKVVQLEAALLLLFVASVPAQDADIVRTCTAYKRSVWEETSEFSFLIEDAPIIYKTLDKCTSYAPLIIGGGPALPKEFPHAVRLGHQDNNGEVDWFCGGTLISDRHVLTAAHCHYSPQGSVNIARLGDLEFDTSSDDADPEDFVVKNFTPHPGYSYPAIYNDISVVRLSRPVTFNEYKHPACLPFDDGRAVSSFIAIGWGQLEIVPRTENKKLQKVKLYNYGTRCRMTAEKNEELPEGYNATTQLCIGSNDHKDTCNGDSGGPVLIYHKKHPCMYHVMGITSIGVACDTPDIPAMYTRVHFYLDWIKQQLARN comes from the exons ATGAGCAGCGCGATCTTCGGCAAGGTTGTCCAGCTGGAAGCAGCATTGTTGCTTCTATTCGTCGCTTCGGTGCCGGCCCAGGATGCGGATATAGTCAGGA CGTGCACTGCCTACAAGAGAAGCGTTTGGGAGGAGACGTCCGAGTTCAGCTTTCTGATCGAGGATGCCCCGATTATCTACAAGACCCTGGACAAATGCACCAGCTATGCGCCGCTTATAATCGGCGGAGGACCCGCGCTGCCCAAGGAGTTCCCGCATGCTGTGCGCCTGGGCCACCAAGATAACAATGGCGAGGTGGACTGGTTCTGCGGCGGAACCCTTATCAGCGATAGACATGTGCTCACCGCAGCGCATTGCCACTACTCACCACA AGGATCAGTGAACATCGCGCGTCTCGGAGACTTGGAGTTTGACACCAGCAGCGACGATGCGGATCCGGAGGACTTCGTCGTGAAGAACTTCACCCCGCACCCCGGATACAGCTATCCGGCCATTTACAACGACATTTCCGTGGTAAGGTTAAGTCGACCCGTAACCTTCAACGAGTACAAGCATCCGGCCTGTCTGCCCTTCGACGATGGGCGTGCGGTCTCCTCCTTCATAGCCATCGGTTGGGGTCAGCTGGAGATCGTTCCCAGGacggaaaacaaaaagctacAGAAGGTGAAGCTCTACAACTACGGAACGCGCTGCAGGATGACGGCCGAAAAGAACGAGGAACTGCCCGAGGGATACAATGCCACCACCCAACTGTGCATCGGATCCAACGACCACAAGGACACCTGCAATGGGGATTCCGGCGGACCGGTGCTCATCTATCATAAGAAGCACCCCTGCATGTACCACGTGATGGGTATCACTTCCATCGGAGTGGCCTGTGATACACCCGATATTCCGGCCATGTATACACGGGTTCACTTTTACCTGGACTGGATTAAGCAGCAGCTGGCCAGAAATTAG